Proteins from one Dysgonomonas sp. HDW5A genomic window:
- a CDS encoding TonB-dependent receptor, producing the protein MYCKTTLIVIWLLLTPIGISAQKATNQLTQTIRGIVIDRNSSAPLSYVSIGLLDMPEIGATTDDNGIFVLKNVPLGRHNLQATSVGYEANIFKEILVTSAKEVYLEIPLIENTNELGEVVVIAQTNKNVPLNNMATTGARMLSVEEASRFAGGMDDPARLVSSFAGVVSSVSNNGISIHGNAPHLLQWKLEDVEIPNPNHFADISTLGGGILSSLSSNVLGNSDFFTGAFPAEYGNAVSGVFDMKLRNGNNQKRENTFQVGILGIDAASEGPISKKHNSSYIFNYRYSTTSLLNLGGNLDYQDLNFKVNFPTKKAGTFAVWGTGLIDKFSTDFEKNPDKWEFIDDNKDSRAKQYMLAAGVTHRYLFSNNALLKTTLATTYSSNDADEDVYDTKGNSTPFLNLKNQYTNLIFSTSFNRKFSSKHTSKTGFTFTRMHYNMDLAMAPYVGKPLETISQGDGNTNLISGYTSSSISVSDKVTLNLGVNGQLLTLNNHFTIEPRVGVKWQSSSKTSFALAYGLHSRMEKMDVFYVKTAGSNNKPVNKDLDFTKAHHIMLTYNYAISDNVNLRIEPYFQYLYDVPVIADSSFSVLNRNTFYVEDALVNKGKGRNYGVDITLERYLDKGLYYMVTGSIFDSKYKGGDGVWHNTKFNRNFAFNVLIGKEWTMGRNRQNTLGANLKFTIQGGERYSPVDVEATLNHPDKETQYNENKAYSQQFSPMFVTNATVSFRMNKKKVSHEFAVKSLNTTGFKEYYGHQYNIRSGEIEPYRQATSIPNISYKLEF; encoded by the coding sequence ATGTATTGCAAAACAACACTAATCGTTATATGGTTACTATTAACCCCAATAGGCATATCAGCACAAAAAGCGACAAATCAATTGACGCAAACCATCCGGGGAATAGTTATCGACAGAAACTCATCTGCTCCTTTATCTTATGTTTCTATCGGGCTTCTTGATATGCCTGAGATTGGAGCGACTACCGATGACAACGGGATATTTGTGCTGAAAAATGTGCCTCTAGGCAGACATAATCTTCAGGCAACATCAGTGGGATACGAAGCCAATATTTTTAAAGAAATACTGGTAACTTCAGCTAAAGAAGTGTATTTAGAAATACCATTGATTGAAAATACAAATGAACTAGGAGAGGTCGTAGTTATTGCACAAACAAATAAAAATGTACCGCTTAACAATATGGCAACAACCGGTGCCCGTATGCTTAGTGTAGAGGAAGCCAGCCGATTTGCAGGGGGGATGGATGATCCGGCTCGTTTAGTAAGTTCTTTTGCCGGAGTGGTTTCAAGTGTTTCTAACAATGGTATATCAATACATGGTAATGCTCCACATTTATTGCAATGGAAGCTCGAAGATGTAGAAATTCCTAATCCTAATCACTTTGCTGATATCTCGACATTGGGCGGGGGAATATTATCTTCATTAAGCAGTAATGTATTGGGAAACTCTGATTTCTTCACAGGGGCTTTTCCCGCCGAATATGGTAATGCGGTATCGGGTGTATTCGACATGAAACTACGAAACGGTAATAACCAAAAAAGAGAAAATACTTTTCAGGTTGGAATATTAGGTATAGATGCAGCTTCGGAAGGTCCTATAAGCAAAAAACATAATTCGTCTTATATATTCAACTACCGTTATTCGACAACCAGCTTATTAAATTTGGGTGGTAATTTAGATTATCAGGACTTGAATTTCAAAGTGAATTTTCCAACAAAAAAAGCAGGTACATTTGCTGTTTGGGGAACAGGTCTGATAGACAAGTTCTCAACTGATTTCGAGAAAAACCCCGATAAATGGGAGTTTATTGATGATAATAAAGATTCGAGAGCTAAACAATATATGCTGGCTGCCGGTGTAACCCACCGTTATCTATTCAGCAACAATGCTTTGCTAAAGACGACATTGGCAACAACCTATTCGAGTAACGATGCTGATGAAGATGTGTATGATACTAAAGGGAATTCGACTCCGTTTTTAAATTTGAAAAATCAATATACCAACCTTATTTTTTCAACTTCTTTCAATCGTAAATTCAGTTCTAAACATACCAGTAAAACAGGTTTTACATTCACCAGAATGCATTATAATATGGATCTTGCTATGGCTCCATATGTAGGAAAACCGCTCGAAACAATTTCTCAGGGTGATGGTAATACCAATCTGATATCGGGATATACAAGTTCTTCAATAAGCGTTAGTGATAAGGTTACTTTAAATCTGGGTGTAAACGGTCAACTGCTTACTTTGAATAATCACTTTACGATAGAACCTCGCGTAGGAGTAAAATGGCAAAGCAGTAGTAAAACCTCATTTGCATTAGCATATGGTCTTCATAGCCGGATGGAAAAGATGGACGTATTTTATGTAAAAACTGCCGGATCGAATAATAAACCGGTAAATAAGGATCTTGATTTTACAAAAGCTCATCACATTATGCTTACCTACAATTATGCCATATCAGACAATGTGAACCTGAGGATTGAACCCTATTTTCAATATCTATACGATGTTCCTGTAATAGCAGACAGCTCTTTCTCGGTACTTAACCGTAACACGTTTTATGTAGAGGATGCTCTTGTAAATAAAGGAAAAGGACGCAATTATGGTGTTGACATCACTTTGGAGAGGTATCTGGATAAAGGACTGTATTATATGGTTACAGGATCGATATTCGACTCTAAATATAAGGGAGGAGATGGAGTTTGGCACAACACTAAATTTAACCGTAACTTTGCGTTTAATGTACTTATAGGTAAGGAGTGGACTATGGGACGTAATCGGCAAAACACGCTGGGAGCCAATCTAAAATTCACCATACAAGGAGGCGAACGATATTCACCGGTTGATGTTGAAGCAACATTAAATCATCCTGATAAAGAAACTCAATACAATGAGAACAAGGCTTATTCTCAACAATTTTCGCCTATGTTCGTAACCAACGCGACTGTTAGCTTTAGAATGAATAAGAAAAAGGTATCGCATGAGTTCGCTGTCAAATCTCTCAATACAACAGGATTTAAGGAGTATTACGGACATCAATATAATATAAGATCGGGAGAGATTGAGCCTTACCGACAAGCAACGTCAATACCTAACATCAGTTATAAGTTGGAATTCTAA
- a CDS encoding DUF6377 domain-containing protein has protein sequence MKKNILLLFFLFLNISVFAVNEIDSLLKVLDVTIKQRPFYEQKREFRIDSLKLELNKIADLDQRFNFYHKLLREYRNYNMDSALWIANERLDIAEKLHREDYINTANMNIAEILGVMGMYKESLDIIDQVDGHKLDEKQKAYYFHLYHSIYTLMSENSFAQKEQKQYESRLSQYKDSLLSVNDPASLGYQLVMNGKLVEKGKNEEALALMLECYAKYGNDQSLVGTIAYGLSEVYRKMGDHEQEKKYLIISAIADQQKAVKGYIALRKLAILLYKEGDLDRAYTYIKCSMEDAIFCRARFRTLEISQTLPIIVAAYDQKVKQEKEKLEKYLFLISILAVVLVISVICIYKQLKKLSLARKAINTMYEDVKRMNGDLNDLNKKLSESNLVKEEYIGSVFNLCSTYIDKMEAYRIDINRKLKSGQIAEAAKITSSTSLVSDELKEFFRNFDAIFLNIYPNFVEEFNALLIENEKIVPKTGDILTPELRVFALVRLGITDSSKIASFLHYSPQTVYNYRLKVHNKLIVSKDEFAVAIQQIGK, from the coding sequence ATGAAAAAGAATATCCTGCTTTTATTTTTTCTCTTTTTGAATATATCGGTATTTGCCGTAAACGAAATAGACTCATTGTTGAAAGTATTGGATGTTACGATAAAGCAACGTCCGTTTTATGAACAAAAAAGAGAGTTTCGGATAGATAGTTTAAAGCTGGAGTTGAATAAAATAGCAGACCTTGATCAACGTTTTAATTTTTATCATAAACTACTTCGCGAGTATCGCAATTATAATATGGACTCAGCACTATGGATAGCTAATGAAAGGCTTGATATTGCGGAGAAGCTCCACCGCGAAGACTATATCAATACGGCCAATATGAATATAGCGGAGATTCTCGGTGTAATGGGTATGTACAAAGAATCTTTGGATATTATAGATCAGGTAGATGGTCATAAGCTGGACGAAAAGCAAAAAGCATATTATTTTCATCTCTATCATTCCATATATACGCTAATGTCTGAAAACTCTTTTGCTCAGAAAGAGCAGAAGCAATACGAAAGTAGGCTAAGCCAATATAAAGACTCCTTATTATCGGTTAATGACCCGGCCTCGCTGGGATATCAACTTGTAATGAACGGAAAGCTTGTCGAAAAAGGAAAAAACGAAGAGGCGCTTGCTCTTATGCTTGAATGTTATGCCAAATATGGCAATGATCAGTCGCTGGTTGGAACTATAGCATACGGATTATCGGAGGTATACCGGAAAATGGGAGATCATGAACAAGAGAAAAAGTACCTGATAATATCAGCAATTGCAGATCAGCAAAAAGCGGTGAAAGGCTATATCGCTTTACGCAAACTAGCCATATTATTGTACAAGGAAGGTGATCTTGATAGAGCATATACCTATATTAAATGTTCGATGGAAGATGCTATTTTCTGTAGAGCCCGTTTCCGAACACTTGAGATTTCGCAAACCTTACCTATTATTGTTGCAGCTTACGACCAGAAAGTGAAGCAGGAGAAAGAAAAACTGGAGAAGTATTTATTCCTGATATCAATTCTTGCTGTTGTTTTAGTAATCAGTGTAATATGCATATATAAACAACTGAAAAAGCTGTCACTGGCTCGAAAAGCAATCAACACAATGTATGAGGATGTAAAGCGGATGAATGGAGATCTGAACGATTTAAATAAAAAGCTCTCCGAATCTAATTTGGTAAAAGAAGAATATATCGGCTCTGTTTTCAATCTCTGTTCAACTTATATCGACAAAATGGAGGCCTACAGAATAGATATAAACCGGAAGTTAAAATCGGGGCAAATAGCAGAGGCAGCTAAAATAACCAGTTCAACCTCTCTGGTTTCTGACGAGTTAAAAGAATTCTTTCGTAATTTCGATGCAATATTCTTAAACATATACCCCAATTTTGTAGAAGAATTCAATGCCCTTCTGATTGAAAATGAAAAAATTGTCCCTAAGACCGGCGATATTCTTACGCCCGAACTTCGCGTCTTTGCATTAGTACGTCTCGGTATAACCGATAGCAGTAAGATTGCGAGTTTCTTGCATTATTCTCCTCAGACTGTATATAATTATCGACTCAAAGTGCATAATAAATTAATCGTTTCTAAAGACGAATTTGCTGTTGCTATTCAGCAAATAGGTAAATAA
- a CDS encoding TonB-dependent receptor, which translates to MMKEKLILKNRKGAREILLLLLVGLFSFTSLSAQNSGTIQVSGVVTDSKSGETVIGASVKVKSGSTGTVTDYDGKFQLSASANATLVVSFLGYKTKEVPVANKTNLSINLDEDSELLSEVVVIGYGQVRKGDATGALTSVKPDELNKGLQITAQDALIGRVAGVNIVPGDGAPGSGGTIRIRMGASLSADNDPLIVIDGVPVNNTSISFINPNDIETFTVLKDASATAIYGSRASNGVIIITTKKGSLGGSSKPQVNYSANFTVSKIPDYYDVLSADEYREIYTNGTINVPETSFKLGAASTDWQKEIYRTAFGNEHNLSVTGTAKQIPYRVSVGYLSQDGVLKSNNYKRFNGGFGLSPKFFDKHLSVDINVKGSIERSHPVSTGAIGSAISFDPTRPVHQSYPGDVGLGYYVWMDDSGKPRSLAATNPVAELELTKKLHTINRTLGNLAVDYKIHGFEDLHLNMNLGYDIRRNKQEETTPDLAPLMYVSNRSDGRGQFHSEDNKNTNYIISTYANYIKDLGSKHNINAMAGYEWQRFWYSTNPRNLVKDVVDTSIPDEDLLYLLSFFGRFNYSFDQKLLVTATLRADASSRFSPDNRWGYFPSVALGYRLTEEKFIRDIKPLSDLKVRLSYGQTGQQDIGGYHPYLPLYTISSDAARYPFGDEWLYMYRPNGYDPNIKWETTSTYNAGLDYGFLNNRIYGSIDVYKRYTKNLLNDIYVPAGSNFTNKLETNIGDMEGQGFEFAVSAIPVKTKDWEWTISGNFTYGKSKITKLNTIDTETSYVKTGSVSRNDLQIHKVGETPNTFFLLKQAYDENGKPLEGKYIAKDGSITTIQSDDNKYVTGRSSRTPYYYGLSTHLTYKKWDFGINGHGSFGNYVFNYQQAKQSLASVYSEGMSGNISRVALERGFAKEQYFSDYFLESGAFFKFDNITLGYTFPKLWNTSSSLRMAFSAQNIAIITNYSGADPEIYNGIDNNTYQRPRTYTLSLNLNF; encoded by the coding sequence ATGATGAAAGAAAAGTTAATTTTAAAAAACAGAAAAGGAGCCAGGGAGATACTCTTACTATTATTAGTAGGTCTATTTTCGTTCACGAGTCTGTCAGCCCAAAATTCAGGAACAATCCAAGTTTCAGGAGTTGTAACAGATAGCAAATCCGGAGAAACAGTTATTGGAGCAAGTGTAAAAGTTAAGTCGGGTTCTACAGGAACGGTCACCGATTACGATGGAAAATTCCAATTGTCTGCATCAGCTAATGCTACGTTAGTTGTTTCATTCCTAGGATATAAAACAAAAGAAGTACCTGTTGCTAATAAAACTAACTTGTCTATAAATTTAGATGAAGACTCCGAATTATTGAGTGAAGTAGTAGTTATCGGTTACGGGCAAGTGAGAAAAGGTGATGCTACCGGAGCATTAACATCAGTAAAGCCTGACGAACTGAATAAAGGACTTCAAATTACAGCTCAAGATGCCTTGATAGGACGTGTGGCAGGTGTAAATATAGTACCCGGTGATGGCGCTCCCGGTAGTGGTGGAACCATACGCATTCGTATGGGAGCATCCTTGTCGGCAGATAACGACCCTTTAATTGTGATCGATGGTGTACCTGTAAATAATACGTCGATCAGTTTTATTAACCCGAATGATATAGAAACATTTACTGTACTTAAGGATGCCTCTGCTACTGCCATCTATGGGTCGCGTGCCTCTAATGGAGTAATCATTATTACGACTAAAAAAGGAAGTCTGGGAGGAAGCTCCAAACCGCAGGTAAATTACAGCGCCAATTTTACGGTAAGCAAAATACCGGACTATTATGATGTTTTATCGGCTGATGAATACCGTGAAATATATACAAACGGAACTATTAATGTACCCGAAACCAGCTTTAAGCTCGGAGCAGCTTCGACCGATTGGCAAAAAGAAATCTACAGAACAGCCTTTGGTAATGAGCATAACCTTTCGGTAACAGGTACTGCAAAACAAATACCGTACAGGGTATCAGTAGGATACTTAAGTCAAGACGGTGTCCTAAAGTCTAATAATTACAAACGTTTTAACGGAGGGTTTGGTTTATCTCCTAAATTCTTTGATAAACACCTTTCTGTTGATATTAATGTAAAGGGAAGTATCGAGCGAAGCCACCCGGTATCGACTGGTGCTATTGGCAGTGCTATTTCTTTCGATCCAACCCGCCCTGTCCATCAAAGCTATCCCGGTGATGTAGGACTTGGGTATTATGTTTGGATGGATGATTCCGGAAAGCCTAGAAGCTTGGCTGCCACTAACCCTGTGGCCGAACTAGAACTTACTAAAAAGCTGCATACTATAAACCGTACATTAGGTAACCTAGCGGTTGATTATAAAATTCACGGCTTTGAAGACCTTCATTTGAATATGAATCTAGGTTATGATATACGTCGTAATAAGCAAGAAGAAACAACTCCCGATTTAGCTCCTTTAATGTATGTTTCGAACAGAAGTGATGGTAGAGGGCAATTCCATTCGGAGGACAATAAAAACACGAACTATATAATTTCTACCTATGCCAACTATATCAAAGATTTAGGATCTAAGCACAATATTAACGCAATGGCGGGGTATGAATGGCAACGTTTTTGGTACAGTACCAACCCCAGAAACCTCGTAAAAGATGTAGTTGACACTTCGATACCTGATGAAGACCTTTTATATCTCCTTTCTTTCTTTGGTCGTTTCAACTATTCGTTCGATCAAAAGCTATTGGTGACAGCTACATTGCGTGCCGATGCATCTTCTCGCTTTTCACCTGATAATCGTTGGGGATATTTTCCATCTGTGGCACTGGGTTATCGTTTGACTGAGGAAAAATTCATTCGTGATATCAAACCTTTATCCGATCTGAAAGTTCGTTTAAGTTACGGGCAAACGGGGCAGCAGGATATCGGTGGATACCATCCTTATTTACCACTCTATACGATATCATCTGATGCAGCCAGATATCCATTTGGAGATGAGTGGTTGTATATGTACCGACCAAACGGATATGATCCGAATATAAAATGGGAAACAACCAGTACCTATAATGCCGGGCTTGATTACGGATTTCTTAATAACCGAATTTATGGTAGTATAGATGTTTATAAACGATATACCAAAAATCTGTTGAACGATATTTATGTCCCAGCAGGAAGTAATTTTACAAACAAGCTCGAAACAAATATCGGCGACATGGAAGGGCAGGGATTCGAATTTGCAGTAAGTGCTATACCTGTAAAAACGAAAGACTGGGAGTGGACTATCAGTGGAAACTTCACTTATGGAAAATCTAAGATTACCAAGTTGAATACGATTGATACAGAAACCAGCTATGTGAAAACCGGAAGTGTAAGCAGAAACGATCTTCAGATTCATAAAGTAGGTGAAACTCCAAATACATTCTTTTTGCTTAAACAAGCATACGATGAGAATGGAAAACCGTTGGAAGGGAAATATATAGCAAAAGACGGTTCGATTACTACTATTCAAAGTGATGATAACAAATATGTAACAGGCAGGAGTTCAAGAACACCTTATTACTATGGATTATCTACTCACTTGACATATAAGAAATGGGATTTCGGGATAAACGGACACGGTAGCTTTGGTAATTACGTCTTCAACTATCAACAAGCCAAGCAATCTTTAGCCAGCGTTTATAGCGAAGGAATGTCCGGTAATATATCACGGGTAGCATTGGAAAGAGGTTTCGCTAAAGAACAATACTTCTCTGATTATTTCCTCGAAAGCGGTGCATTCTTTAAGTTCGATAATATAACACTGGGGTATACCTTTCCTAAATTATGGAATACATCAAGCTCTTTGCGTATGGCATTCAGTGCACAGAATATAGCTATAATAACCAACTATTCGGGAGCAGACCCTGAGATATACAATGGTATTGATAATAATACATACCAACGTCCCAGAACTTATACCCTGTCACTGAATCTAAACTTTTAA
- a CDS encoding sensor histidine kinase, which yields MRHILLIFFVLLIISFNQTYITYQPNLEILGSKIYVLALITTVVYIIIIYLNLYVLVPRLLLQKRYLAYGSILSGLVLLLVIALNVQEYTAYTILGIPHVRSTYFNYVTLLDGISNFTINMLCIAGGSMIILLKYWMENEQKVNQLQNEQIQSEVEQLKDQINPQFLFNILNRASELAKTDQRLASNMLLQLSHLLRYQLYDCSRDKVLLNSEINFLTNFLALEKLYFDRLDYSISTEGDVHRIFVSPLLFTPFVQNAINELQIQDKEPFINLHFKADGDTVIFTCNLNNREIGIEDSELSGIKQRLNLLYKSNYKLSISNGTIILELNTQK from the coding sequence ATGAGGCATATATTGTTGATATTCTTCGTTTTGCTTATTATATCTTTTAATCAGACATATATTACTTATCAGCCAAATCTAGAAATATTAGGCTCTAAAATATATGTATTAGCTCTAATTACTACTGTTGTATATATCATCATCATCTACTTAAATCTTTATGTACTTGTACCCCGATTGCTTTTACAAAAAAGATATCTTGCATACGGCAGTATATTATCGGGATTGGTCTTACTACTTGTTATAGCACTCAATGTTCAGGAGTATACAGCATATACAATATTAGGTATACCTCATGTACGTAGTACGTATTTCAATTATGTAACATTACTTGATGGTATATCCAACTTCACCATCAACATGTTATGTATTGCAGGAGGTTCGATGATTATTTTATTGAAGTATTGGATGGAGAATGAACAGAAAGTAAATCAACTCCAAAATGAACAGATACAATCGGAAGTCGAACAATTAAAAGACCAGATAAACCCTCAATTCCTGTTCAACATATTAAACAGGGCAAGTGAATTAGCCAAAACAGATCAGCGGTTAGCATCGAATATGCTTTTACAACTAAGCCACTTATTAAGGTATCAACTGTACGATTGTAGCAGGGATAAAGTTTTACTCAATTCCGAAATCAATTTCCTGACCAATTTCCTGGCTTTAGAGAAGTTGTATTTCGACAGACTAGATTATTCTATATCTACCGAAGGTGATGTACATCGAATATTTGTTTCACCTCTGCTGTTTACTCCTTTTGTACAGAATGCAATAAATGAATTACAAATACAGGATAAAGAGCCTTTTATAAACCTACACTTTAAAGCGGATGGCGATACTGTTATTTTCACATGTAACCTCAACAATAGGGAAATCGGGATAGAAGATTCTGAACTTTCGGGTATTAAGCAACGGCTCAACCTACTGTACAAAAGCAATTATAAGCTTTCAATTTCGAATGGAACTATAATATTAGAATTAAATACTCAGAAATAA
- a CDS encoding RagB/SusD family nutrient uptake outer membrane protein, protein MKIQSIKYIWAAVLLGMLFTSCLGDLDTEPLNDKKLINTNVYTTADGYRGVLAKCYGSLILNGQDGPDKDGDVGGMDTGYSGYTRSLFYLQECSTDEIVLHSGSSQGSWDLLFMNWNQSTKIISYSYYRLYMTINYCNEFLRESTDNNLKNRGLYDELKDEMPYYRTEARFIRAYCYSMICDLYGSAPFVDETMVIGTIPNQVTRENIYNYVVAETEALATEMKPAGTNQYGRVDQVAAWFLLSRVYLNAEAWVGKNEYEKAYQYSKKIIESNTYPLASDYRHIFLADNNACKEIIWNLPQDGVNTINSAGTNFILKALSNGDMNVYIGLSNSWGNARVKTQLVDKFSPADQTFNINDPWGDNKKDKRAQFYTPKHTKETWIVGSNFQATKFENGYACLKWRNMTKDRKTLADGGTTYSSIDYPVFRTADAYLMAAEAILRGASGSRTQALGYVNEIRDRAYLSGAYGNGASGRIDDSQLTLDFILDERARELHTELVRRTDLIRFGKFTKGYNWDWKGSDGTVGNYIGKDVNDKYNLFPIPQDEFTVNPYLTQNPDYINK, encoded by the coding sequence ATGAAAATACAATCAATAAAATATATATGGGCAGCTGTTCTTTTAGGAATGCTATTCACGTCCTGTCTTGGTGATCTCGATACAGAACCACTTAACGATAAGAAACTTATAAATACCAATGTGTATACAACAGCAGACGGTTATCGCGGAGTATTAGCCAAGTGCTACGGTTCGTTAATACTAAACGGTCAGGATGGACCCGATAAAGATGGTGATGTTGGAGGTATGGATACCGGATATAGCGGATATACACGATCATTATTTTATTTACAAGAGTGTTCAACAGATGAAATTGTTCTTCATTCGGGAAGTTCACAAGGAAGTTGGGATCTTTTGTTTATGAATTGGAATCAATCAACAAAGATTATCAGTTATTCATACTATCGTCTGTATATGACTATTAATTATTGCAATGAATTTCTACGTGAATCGACTGACAATAATCTTAAAAATAGAGGATTATACGATGAACTAAAGGATGAGATGCCTTACTATCGAACCGAAGCACGTTTTATTCGTGCATATTGCTACAGCATGATTTGTGATCTGTATGGATCTGCCCCCTTTGTAGATGAAACGATGGTAATAGGTACTATCCCCAATCAGGTTACCCGTGAAAATATTTATAACTATGTTGTTGCAGAAACAGAAGCTCTGGCTACAGAGATGAAACCGGCTGGTACGAATCAATACGGACGTGTAGATCAGGTTGCAGCATGGTTCCTATTATCCCGTGTATACCTGAATGCCGAAGCATGGGTAGGAAAGAACGAGTACGAAAAAGCATATCAATATTCAAAAAAGATAATTGAGAGTAATACTTATCCACTGGCTTCCGACTATCGTCATATTTTCCTTGCGGACAACAATGCATGTAAAGAAATTATATGGAATCTGCCACAAGACGGTGTTAATACAATAAATAGTGCAGGTACAAATTTTATCCTTAAAGCCCTGAGCAATGGAGATATGAATGTCTACATAGGTCTTTCGAATTCGTGGGGCAATGCCCGTGTGAAAACACAATTGGTTGACAAGTTTAGTCCGGCTGATCAAACCTTTAATATCAACGATCCTTGGGGAGATAATAAAAAAGATAAACGGGCTCAGTTCTATACTCCTAAACATACGAAGGAGACATGGATTGTTGGAAGTAATTTTCAAGCAACTAAATTCGAAAACGGCTATGCTTGTCTAAAATGGCGTAATATGACCAAAGATAGAAAAACGCTGGCAGATGGAGGTACAACTTACAGTTCGATTGATTACCCTGTGTTCCGTACAGCAGATGCTTACTTGATGGCCGCCGAAGCTATACTTAGAGGAGCAAGTGGTAGTCGCACGCAGGCATTGGGATATGTGAACGAAATTAGAGACAGGGCTTACCTGTCAGGTGCTTATGGTAATGGAGCTTCAGGAAGAATAGACGACAGTCAATTGACGCTCGACTTTATCTTGGATGAACGTGCACGCGAATTGCACACTGAACTAGTAAGACGTACCGACCTTATTCGCTTTGGCAAGTTTACCAAGGGCTATAATTGGGACTGGAAAGGAAGCGATGGAACAGTAGGCAACTATATCGGTAAAGACGTTAACGATAAGTACAACCTGTTTCCTATCCCTCAGGATGAGTTTACGGTTAATCCTTATCTTACTCAAAATCCCGATTACATAAATAAATAA
- a CDS encoding N-acetyltransferase — protein MFIEKGTIYDIDELEVLYDDLNDYLEAGINYPGWIKGIYPVRETAVAGIKAENLFVLRVDGVIAGSVILNHEPERAYDEVVWGIKDDYKDIIVIHTLVVNPKFMQRQVACELMQFAQEYAVEQKIKSIRLDVSVHNIPAIALYEKLGYKYIGTVDLGLNYDHLKWFKLYEKLL, from the coding sequence ATGTTTATTGAAAAAGGAACTATATATGATATTGATGAGCTGGAAGTTCTCTATGATGATCTGAATGATTATTTGGAAGCAGGCATCAATTATCCGGGTTGGATTAAGGGTATCTATCCGGTCAGAGAAACTGCTGTTGCGGGAATTAAGGCTGAGAATCTATTTGTGCTGAGAGTGGATGGGGTTATTGCCGGAAGCGTTATCTTAAATCATGAGCCCGAAAGGGCATATGATGAAGTTGTTTGGGGGATAAAGGACGATTATAAAGATATTATTGTAATACATACACTGGTTGTTAATCCGAAGTTTATGCAGAGACAAGTTGCCTGTGAATTAATGCAGTTTGCTCAGGAATATGCTGTTGAACAGAAAATAAAGTCAATACGACTCGATGTTTCCGTACATAATATACCCGCTATAGCTTTGTATGAGAAACTAGGATATAAATATATCGGGACTGTTGATCTGGGACTGAATTATGACCATCTGAAATGGTTTAAGTTATATGAAAAGTTATTATAA